In Rattus norvegicus strain BN/NHsdMcwi chromosome 1, GRCr8, whole genome shotgun sequence, a genomic segment contains:
- the Eml2 gene encoding echinoderm microtubule-associated protein-like 2 isoform X3 — MSLDDNLSGTSGMEVDDRVSALEQRLQLQEDELAVLKAALADALRRLRACEEQGAALRARSIPKGRAPPRLGTTASVCQLLKGLPTRTPLNGSGPPRRVGGYATSPSSPKKEASSGRSRRYLSPERLASVRREDPRSRTTSSSSNCSAKKEGKTKEVIFSMEEGSVKMFLRGRPVPMLIPDELAPTYSLDTRSELPSSRLKLDWVYGYRGRDCRANLYLLPTGEVVYFVASVAVLYSVEEQRQRHYLGHNDDIKCLAVHPDMVTIATGQVAGTTKEGKPLPPHVRVWDSVSLSTLHVLGLGVFDRAVCCVAFSKSNGGNLLCAVDESNDHVLSVWDWAKESKVVDSKCSNEAVLVATFHPTDPNLLITCGKSHIYFWSLEGGNLSKRQGLFEKHEKPKYVLCVTFLEGGDVVTGDSGGNLYVWGKGGNRITQEVLGAHDGGVFALCALRDGTLVSGGGRDRRVVLWGSDYSKVQEVEVPEDFGPVRTVAEGRGDTLYVGTTRNSILLGSVHTGFSLLVQGHVEELWGLATHPSRAQFVSCGQDKLVHLWSSETHQPVWSRSIEDPARSAGFHPSGSVLAVGTVTGRWLLLDTDTRDLVAIHTDGNEQISVVSFSPDGAYLAVGSHDNLVYVYTVDQGGRKVSRLGKCSGHSSFITHLDWAQDSTCFVTNSGDYEILYWDAATCKQITSADTVRNVQWATATCVLGFGVFGIWPEGADGTDINAVARSHDGNLLVSADDFGKVHLFSYPCCQPRALSHKYGGHSSHVTNVAFLWDDSMVLTTGGKDTSVLQWRVA, encoded by the exons ATGAGTCTGG ATGACAATCTGTCCGGCACCAGCGGCATGGAGGTGGACGACCGCGTGTCGGCGCTGGAGCAGCGGCTGCAGCTGCAAGAAGATGAGCTGGCGGTCCTAAAGGCGGCGCTGGCGGACGCGCTGCGTCGCCTGCGGGCATGCGAAGAACAAGGCGCAGCGCTGCGCGCGAGGAGCATCCCTAAGGGTCGGGCGCCCCCGCGTCTGGGCACCACTGCCTCGG TGTGTCAGCTCCTGAAAGGCCTTCCCACCAGGACGCCCCTCAATGGCTCCGGACCCCCGCGACGCGTGGGCGGCTATGCcacctccccatcttcccccaagAAAGAGGCGAGCTCCGGACGCAG CCGTCGCTACTTGTCACCTGAGCGCCTGGCCTCTGTGCGTCGAGAGGACCCCCGTAGTCGTACCACATCTTCCAGCAGTAATTGTAGCGCCAAAAAGGAAGG GAAAACCAAAGAAGTTATCTTCAGCATGG AGGAGGGATCCGTGAAGATGTTTCTGCGGGGACGCCCTGTGCCCATGCTGATCCCAGACGAGCTGGCGCCCACCTATAGCCTGGACACTCGTTCTGAGCTGCCTTCCAGCCGGCTAAAGCTAGATTGGGT CTATGGCTATCGAGGCCGGGACTGCAGGGCCAACCTTTACCTCCTGCCCACCGGGGAGGTGGTGTACTTCGTGGCCTCTGTGGCTGTACTGTACAGCGTAGAGGAGCAGAGACAACGACACTACCTGGGACACAATGATGACATCAAATG TCTGGCTGTCCATCCGGATATGGTCACCATCGCCACGGGACAGGTGGCAGGAACCACAAAGGAAGGCAAG cctctgccaCCCCATGTGCGTGTGTGGGACTCAGTTTCCCTTTCCACCTTACACGTCCTGGGCCTGGGGGTGTTTGACAGAGCTGTGTGCTGTGTGGCCTTCTCCAAATCC AATGGGGGCAACCTGCTATGTGCAGTGGACGAATCCAACGATCATGTGCTCTCTGTGTGGGACTGGGCCAAGGAGAGCAAAGTGGTGGATAGCAAG TGTTCTAATGAGGCTGTGCTGGTGGCTACCTTCCACCCCACTGATCCCAACCTGCTGATAACCTGTGGCAAATCCCACATCTACTTCTGGAGCCTGGAAGGAGGCAACCTGAGCAAGCGGCAGGGCCTGTTTGAG AAACACGAGAAGCCAaagtatgtgctgtgtgtgaccTTCTTGGAAGGTGGCGACGTGGTCACTGGAGACTCTGGGGGGAACCTCTATGTCTGGGGCAAAG GTGGAAACCGCATCACCCAGGAAGTTCTAGGAGCCCATGATGGTGGCGTGTTTGCGCTCTGCGCCCTGCGGGACGGGACGCTGGTGTCTGGAGGGGGCCGTGATCGTCGGGTGGTCCTCTGGGGTTCAGACTACAGCAAGGTGCAAGAGGTGGAG GTCCCAGAGGACTTCGGCCCTGTACGCACCGTGGCAGAGGGCAGGGGAGACACACTGTACGTGGGGACCACCCGTAACTCCATCTTGCTTGGCTCGGTGCACACAGGTTTCTCTCTGCTTGTCCAG GGACATGTGGAAGAACTGTGGGGCCTGGCCACACATCCTAGCAGGGCACAGTTTGTGAGCTGTGGGCAGGATAAGCTGGTGCATCTGTGGAGCTCGGAGACCCACCAGCCAGTGTGGAGCAGGAGCATTGAG gaCCCTGCCCGTTCGGCTGGCTTCCACCCCAGTGGCTCTGTCCTAGCGGTGGGCACAGTGACCGGCAG GTGGCTGCTACTGGACACAGACACCCGTGACCTGGTGGCTATCCACACAGATGGCAATGAGCAGATCTCTGTGGTCAGCTTTTCACCAG acGGGGCGTACCTGGCTGTGGGCTCCCACGACAACTTGGTGTACGTGTACACGGTGGACCAGGGTGGCCGCAAGGTCAGCCGCCTGGGCAAGTGCTCG GGCCATTCCAGTTTTATCACTCACCTGGATTGGGCCCAGGACAGCACCTGCTTTGTCACCAACTCTGGAGACTACGAAATTCTGTACT GGGACGCTGCCACCTGTAAGCAGATCACCAGTGCAGACACCGTGAGAAATGTGCAATGGGCTACTGCTACTTGTGTGTTGGGTTTTGGAGTTTTTG GGATCTGGCCTGAGGGGGCAGACGGCACAGACATCAATGCTGTGGCCCGCTCTCACGATGGGAACTTGCTGGTTTCTGCTGACGACTTCGGCAAAGTGCACCTGTTCAGCTACCCCTGCTGTCAGCCGAGA
- the Eml2 gene encoding echinoderm microtubule-associated protein-like 2 isoform X1 yields MATGGRAWGGDRARAGAAGAGGGCGGAMAERGPAFCGLYDTSSLLQYCNDDNLSGTSGMEVDDRVSALEQRLQLQEDELAVLKAALADALRRLRACEEQGAALRARSIPKGRAPPRLGTTASVCQLLKGLPTRTPLNGSGPPRRVGGYATSPSSPKKEASSGRSRRYLSPERLASVRREDPRSRTTSSSSNCSAKKEGKTKEVIFSMEEGSVKMFLRGRPVPMLIPDELAPTYSLDTRSELPSSRLKLDWVYGYRGRDCRANLYLLPTGEVVYFVASVAVLYSVEEQRQRHYLGHNDDIKCLAVHPDMVTIATGQVAGTTKEGKPLPPHVRVWDSVSLSTLHVLGLGVFDRAVCCVAFSKSNGGNLLCAVDESNDHVLSVWDWAKESKVVDSKCSNEAVLVATFHPTDPNLLITCGKSHIYFWSLEGGNLSKRQGLFEKHEKPKYVLCVTFLEGGDVVTGDSGGNLYVWGKGGNRITQEVLGAHDGGVFALCALRDGTLVSGGGRDRRVVLWGSDYSKVQEVEVPEDFGPVRTVAEGRGDTLYVGTTRNSILLGSVHTGFSLLVQGHVEELWGLATHPSRAQFVSCGQDKLVHLWSSETHQPVWSRSIEDPARSAGFHPSGSVLAVGTVTGRWLLLDTDTRDLVAIHTDGNEQISVVSFSPDGAYLAVGSHDNLVYVYTVDQGGRKVSRLGKCSGHSSFITHLDWAQDSTCFVTNSGDYEILYWDAATCKQITSADTVRNVQWATATCVLGFGVFGIWPEGADGTDINAVARSHDGNLLVSADDFGKVHLFSYPCCQPRALSHKYGGHSSHVTNVAFLWDDSMVLTTGGKDTSVLQWRVA; encoded by the exons ATGGCAACGGGAGGCAGGGCCTGGGGGGGGGACCGGGCCCGAGCTGGGGCTGCGGGGGCCGGCGGTGGCTGTGGTGGGGCAATGGCGGAGCGCGGCCCGGCCTTCTGTGGCCTCTACGACACGTCCTCTCTGCTGCAATACTGCAACG ATGACAATCTGTCCGGCACCAGCGGCATGGAGGTGGACGACCGCGTGTCGGCGCTGGAGCAGCGGCTGCAGCTGCAAGAAGATGAGCTGGCGGTCCTAAAGGCGGCGCTGGCGGACGCGCTGCGTCGCCTGCGGGCATGCGAAGAACAAGGCGCAGCGCTGCGCGCGAGGAGCATCCCTAAGGGTCGGGCGCCCCCGCGTCTGGGCACCACTGCCTCGG TGTGTCAGCTCCTGAAAGGCCTTCCCACCAGGACGCCCCTCAATGGCTCCGGACCCCCGCGACGCGTGGGCGGCTATGCcacctccccatcttcccccaagAAAGAGGCGAGCTCCGGACGCAG CCGTCGCTACTTGTCACCTGAGCGCCTGGCCTCTGTGCGTCGAGAGGACCCCCGTAGTCGTACCACATCTTCCAGCAGTAATTGTAGCGCCAAAAAGGAAGG GAAAACCAAAGAAGTTATCTTCAGCATGG AGGAGGGATCCGTGAAGATGTTTCTGCGGGGACGCCCTGTGCCCATGCTGATCCCAGACGAGCTGGCGCCCACCTATAGCCTGGACACTCGTTCTGAGCTGCCTTCCAGCCGGCTAAAGCTAGATTGGGT CTATGGCTATCGAGGCCGGGACTGCAGGGCCAACCTTTACCTCCTGCCCACCGGGGAGGTGGTGTACTTCGTGGCCTCTGTGGCTGTACTGTACAGCGTAGAGGAGCAGAGACAACGACACTACCTGGGACACAATGATGACATCAAATG TCTGGCTGTCCATCCGGATATGGTCACCATCGCCACGGGACAGGTGGCAGGAACCACAAAGGAAGGCAAG cctctgccaCCCCATGTGCGTGTGTGGGACTCAGTTTCCCTTTCCACCTTACACGTCCTGGGCCTGGGGGTGTTTGACAGAGCTGTGTGCTGTGTGGCCTTCTCCAAATCC AATGGGGGCAACCTGCTATGTGCAGTGGACGAATCCAACGATCATGTGCTCTCTGTGTGGGACTGGGCCAAGGAGAGCAAAGTGGTGGATAGCAAG TGTTCTAATGAGGCTGTGCTGGTGGCTACCTTCCACCCCACTGATCCCAACCTGCTGATAACCTGTGGCAAATCCCACATCTACTTCTGGAGCCTGGAAGGAGGCAACCTGAGCAAGCGGCAGGGCCTGTTTGAG AAACACGAGAAGCCAaagtatgtgctgtgtgtgaccTTCTTGGAAGGTGGCGACGTGGTCACTGGAGACTCTGGGGGGAACCTCTATGTCTGGGGCAAAG GTGGAAACCGCATCACCCAGGAAGTTCTAGGAGCCCATGATGGTGGCGTGTTTGCGCTCTGCGCCCTGCGGGACGGGACGCTGGTGTCTGGAGGGGGCCGTGATCGTCGGGTGGTCCTCTGGGGTTCAGACTACAGCAAGGTGCAAGAGGTGGAG GTCCCAGAGGACTTCGGCCCTGTACGCACCGTGGCAGAGGGCAGGGGAGACACACTGTACGTGGGGACCACCCGTAACTCCATCTTGCTTGGCTCGGTGCACACAGGTTTCTCTCTGCTTGTCCAG GGACATGTGGAAGAACTGTGGGGCCTGGCCACACATCCTAGCAGGGCACAGTTTGTGAGCTGTGGGCAGGATAAGCTGGTGCATCTGTGGAGCTCGGAGACCCACCAGCCAGTGTGGAGCAGGAGCATTGAG gaCCCTGCCCGTTCGGCTGGCTTCCACCCCAGTGGCTCTGTCCTAGCGGTGGGCACAGTGACCGGCAG GTGGCTGCTACTGGACACAGACACCCGTGACCTGGTGGCTATCCACACAGATGGCAATGAGCAGATCTCTGTGGTCAGCTTTTCACCAG acGGGGCGTACCTGGCTGTGGGCTCCCACGACAACTTGGTGTACGTGTACACGGTGGACCAGGGTGGCCGCAAGGTCAGCCGCCTGGGCAAGTGCTCG GGCCATTCCAGTTTTATCACTCACCTGGATTGGGCCCAGGACAGCACCTGCTTTGTCACCAACTCTGGAGACTACGAAATTCTGTACT GGGACGCTGCCACCTGTAAGCAGATCACCAGTGCAGACACCGTGAGAAATGTGCAATGGGCTACTGCTACTTGTGTGTTGGGTTTTGGAGTTTTTG GGATCTGGCCTGAGGGGGCAGACGGCACAGACATCAATGCTGTGGCCCGCTCTCACGATGGGAACTTGCTGGTTTCTGCTGACGACTTCGGCAAAGTGCACCTGTTCAGCTACCCCTGCTGTCAGCCGAGA
- the Eml2 gene encoding echinoderm microtubule-associated protein-like 2 isoform 2 (isoform 2 is encoded by transcript variant 2) has product MATGGRAWGGDRARAGAAGAGGGCGGAMAERGPAFCGLYDTSSLLQYCNDDNLSGTSGMEVDDRVSALEQRLQLQEDELAVLKAALADALRRLRACEEQGAALRARSIPKGRAPPRLGTTASVCQLLKGLPTRTPLNGSGPPRRVGGYATSPSSPKKEASSGRSSRRYLSPERLASVRREDPRSRTTSSSSNCSAKKEGKTKEVIFSMEEGSVKMFLRGRPVPMLIPDELAPTYSLDTRSELPSSRLKLDWVYGYRGRDCRANLYLLPTGEVVYFVASVAVLYSVEEQRQRHYLGHNDDIKCLAVHPDMVTIATGQVAGTTKEGKPLPPHVRVWDSVSLSTLHVLGLGVFDRAVCCVAFSKSNGGNLLCAVDESNDHVLSVWDWAKESKVVDSKCSNEAVLVATFHPTDPNLLITCGKSHIYFWSLEGGNLSKRQGLFEKHEKPKYVLCVTFLEGGDVVTGDSGGNLYVWGKGGNRITQEVLGAHDGGVFALCALRDGTLVSGGGRDRRVVLWGSDYSKVQEVEVPEDFGPVRTVAEGRGDTLYVGTTRNSILLGSVHTGFSLLVQGHVEELWGLATHPSRAQFVSCGQDKLVHLWSSETHQPVWSRSIEDPARSAGFHPSGSVLAVGTVTGRWLLLDTDTRDLVAIHTDGNEQISVVSFSPDGAYLAVGSHDNLVYVYTVDQGGRKVSRLGKCSGHSSFITHLDWAQDSTCFVTNSGDYEILYWDAATCKQITSADTVRNVQWATATCVLGFGVFGIWPEGADGTDINAVARSHDGNLLVSADDFGKVHLFSYPCCQPRALSHKYGGHSSHVTNVAFLWDDSMVLTTGGKDTSVLQWRVA; this is encoded by the exons ATGGCAACGGGAGGCAGGGCCTGGGGGGGGGACCGGGCCCGAGCTGGGGCTGCGGGGGCCGGCGGTGGCTGTGGTGGGGCAATGGCGGAGCGCGGCCCGGCCTTCTGTGGCCTCTACGACACGTCCTCTCTGCTGCAATACTGCAACG ATGACAATCTGTCCGGCACCAGCGGCATGGAGGTGGACGACCGCGTGTCGGCGCTGGAGCAGCGGCTGCAGCTGCAAGAAGATGAGCTGGCGGTCCTAAAGGCGGCGCTGGCGGACGCGCTGCGTCGCCTGCGGGCATGCGAAGAACAAGGCGCAGCGCTGCGCGCGAGGAGCATCCCTAAGGGTCGGGCGCCCCCGCGTCTGGGCACCACTGCCTCGG TGTGTCAGCTCCTGAAAGGCCTTCCCACCAGGACGCCCCTCAATGGCTCCGGACCCCCGCGACGCGTGGGCGGCTATGCcacctccccatcttcccccaagAAAGAGGCGAGCTCCGGACGCAG CAGCCGTCGCTACTTGTCACCTGAGCGCCTGGCCTCTGTGCGTCGAGAGGACCCCCGTAGTCGTACCACATCTTCCAGCAGTAATTGTAGCGCCAAAAAGGAAGG GAAAACCAAAGAAGTTATCTTCAGCATGG AGGAGGGATCCGTGAAGATGTTTCTGCGGGGACGCCCTGTGCCCATGCTGATCCCAGACGAGCTGGCGCCCACCTATAGCCTGGACACTCGTTCTGAGCTGCCTTCCAGCCGGCTAAAGCTAGATTGGGT CTATGGCTATCGAGGCCGGGACTGCAGGGCCAACCTTTACCTCCTGCCCACCGGGGAGGTGGTGTACTTCGTGGCCTCTGTGGCTGTACTGTACAGCGTAGAGGAGCAGAGACAACGACACTACCTGGGACACAATGATGACATCAAATG TCTGGCTGTCCATCCGGATATGGTCACCATCGCCACGGGACAGGTGGCAGGAACCACAAAGGAAGGCAAG cctctgccaCCCCATGTGCGTGTGTGGGACTCAGTTTCCCTTTCCACCTTACACGTCCTGGGCCTGGGGGTGTTTGACAGAGCTGTGTGCTGTGTGGCCTTCTCCAAATCC AATGGGGGCAACCTGCTATGTGCAGTGGACGAATCCAACGATCATGTGCTCTCTGTGTGGGACTGGGCCAAGGAGAGCAAAGTGGTGGATAGCAAG TGTTCTAATGAGGCTGTGCTGGTGGCTACCTTCCACCCCACTGATCCCAACCTGCTGATAACCTGTGGCAAATCCCACATCTACTTCTGGAGCCTGGAAGGAGGCAACCTGAGCAAGCGGCAGGGCCTGTTTGAG AAACACGAGAAGCCAaagtatgtgctgtgtgtgaccTTCTTGGAAGGTGGCGACGTGGTCACTGGAGACTCTGGGGGGAACCTCTATGTCTGGGGCAAAG GTGGAAACCGCATCACCCAGGAAGTTCTAGGAGCCCATGATGGTGGCGTGTTTGCGCTCTGCGCCCTGCGGGACGGGACGCTGGTGTCTGGAGGGGGCCGTGATCGTCGGGTGGTCCTCTGGGGTTCAGACTACAGCAAGGTGCAAGAGGTGGAG GTCCCAGAGGACTTCGGCCCTGTACGCACCGTGGCAGAGGGCAGGGGAGACACACTGTACGTGGGGACCACCCGTAACTCCATCTTGCTTGGCTCGGTGCACACAGGTTTCTCTCTGCTTGTCCAG GGACATGTGGAAGAACTGTGGGGCCTGGCCACACATCCTAGCAGGGCACAGTTTGTGAGCTGTGGGCAGGATAAGCTGGTGCATCTGTGGAGCTCGGAGACCCACCAGCCAGTGTGGAGCAGGAGCATTGAG gaCCCTGCCCGTTCGGCTGGCTTCCACCCCAGTGGCTCTGTCCTAGCGGTGGGCACAGTGACCGGCAG GTGGCTGCTACTGGACACAGACACCCGTGACCTGGTGGCTATCCACACAGATGGCAATGAGCAGATCTCTGTGGTCAGCTTTTCACCAG acGGGGCGTACCTGGCTGTGGGCTCCCACGACAACTTGGTGTACGTGTACACGGTGGACCAGGGTGGCCGCAAGGTCAGCCGCCTGGGCAAGTGCTCG GGCCATTCCAGTTTTATCACTCACCTGGATTGGGCCCAGGACAGCACCTGCTTTGTCACCAACTCTGGAGACTACGAAATTCTGTACT GGGACGCTGCCACCTGTAAGCAGATCACCAGTGCAGACACCGTGAGAAATGTGCAATGGGCTACTGCTACTTGTGTGTTGGGTTTTGGAGTTTTTG GGATCTGGCCTGAGGGGGCAGACGGCACAGACATCAATGCTGTGGCCCGCTCTCACGATGGGAACTTGCTGGTTTCTGCTGACGACTTCGGCAAAGTGCACCTGTTCAGCTACCCCTGCTGTCAGCCGAGA
- the Eml2 gene encoding echinoderm microtubule-associated protein-like 2 isoform X4: MATGGRAWGGDRARAGAAGAGGGCGGAMAERGPAFCGLYDTSSLLQYCNDDNLSGTSGMEVDDRVSALEQRLQLQEDELAVLKAALADALRRLRACEEQGAALRARSIPKGRAPPRLGTTASVCQLLKGLPTRTPLNGSGPPRRVGGYATSPSSPKKEASSGRSSRRYLSPERLASVRREDPRSRTTSSSSNCSAKKEGKTKEVIFSMEEGSVKMFLRGRPVPMLIPDELAPTYSLDTRSELPSSRLKLDWVYGYRGRDCRANLYLLPTGEVVYFVASVAVLYSVEEQRQRHYLGHNDDIKCLAVHPDMVTIATGQVAGTTKEGKPLPPHVRVWDSVSLSTLHVLGLGVFDRAVCCVAFSKSNGGNLLCAVDESNDHVLSVWDWAKESKVVDSKCSNEAVLVATFHPTDPNLLITCGKSHIYFWSLEGGNLSKRQGLFEKHEKPKYVLCVTFLEGGDVVTGDSGGNLYVWGKGGNRITQEVLGAHDGGVFALCALRDGTLVSGGGRDRRVVLWGSDYSKVQEVEVPEDFGPVRTVAEGRGDTLYVGTTRNSILLGSVHTGFSLLVQSQHGEGWAQGALLK, translated from the exons ATGGCAACGGGAGGCAGGGCCTGGGGGGGGGACCGGGCCCGAGCTGGGGCTGCGGGGGCCGGCGGTGGCTGTGGTGGGGCAATGGCGGAGCGCGGCCCGGCCTTCTGTGGCCTCTACGACACGTCCTCTCTGCTGCAATACTGCAACG ATGACAATCTGTCCGGCACCAGCGGCATGGAGGTGGACGACCGCGTGTCGGCGCTGGAGCAGCGGCTGCAGCTGCAAGAAGATGAGCTGGCGGTCCTAAAGGCGGCGCTGGCGGACGCGCTGCGTCGCCTGCGGGCATGCGAAGAACAAGGCGCAGCGCTGCGCGCGAGGAGCATCCCTAAGGGTCGGGCGCCCCCGCGTCTGGGCACCACTGCCTCGG TGTGTCAGCTCCTGAAAGGCCTTCCCACCAGGACGCCCCTCAATGGCTCCGGACCCCCGCGACGCGTGGGCGGCTATGCcacctccccatcttcccccaagAAAGAGGCGAGCTCCGGACGCAG CAGCCGTCGCTACTTGTCACCTGAGCGCCTGGCCTCTGTGCGTCGAGAGGACCCCCGTAGTCGTACCACATCTTCCAGCAGTAATTGTAGCGCCAAAAAGGAAGG GAAAACCAAAGAAGTTATCTTCAGCATGG AGGAGGGATCCGTGAAGATGTTTCTGCGGGGACGCCCTGTGCCCATGCTGATCCCAGACGAGCTGGCGCCCACCTATAGCCTGGACACTCGTTCTGAGCTGCCTTCCAGCCGGCTAAAGCTAGATTGGGT CTATGGCTATCGAGGCCGGGACTGCAGGGCCAACCTTTACCTCCTGCCCACCGGGGAGGTGGTGTACTTCGTGGCCTCTGTGGCTGTACTGTACAGCGTAGAGGAGCAGAGACAACGACACTACCTGGGACACAATGATGACATCAAATG TCTGGCTGTCCATCCGGATATGGTCACCATCGCCACGGGACAGGTGGCAGGAACCACAAAGGAAGGCAAG cctctgccaCCCCATGTGCGTGTGTGGGACTCAGTTTCCCTTTCCACCTTACACGTCCTGGGCCTGGGGGTGTTTGACAGAGCTGTGTGCTGTGTGGCCTTCTCCAAATCC AATGGGGGCAACCTGCTATGTGCAGTGGACGAATCCAACGATCATGTGCTCTCTGTGTGGGACTGGGCCAAGGAGAGCAAAGTGGTGGATAGCAAG TGTTCTAATGAGGCTGTGCTGGTGGCTACCTTCCACCCCACTGATCCCAACCTGCTGATAACCTGTGGCAAATCCCACATCTACTTCTGGAGCCTGGAAGGAGGCAACCTGAGCAAGCGGCAGGGCCTGTTTGAG AAACACGAGAAGCCAaagtatgtgctgtgtgtgaccTTCTTGGAAGGTGGCGACGTGGTCACTGGAGACTCTGGGGGGAACCTCTATGTCTGGGGCAAAG GTGGAAACCGCATCACCCAGGAAGTTCTAGGAGCCCATGATGGTGGCGTGTTTGCGCTCTGCGCCCTGCGGGACGGGACGCTGGTGTCTGGAGGGGGCCGTGATCGTCGGGTGGTCCTCTGGGGTTCAGACTACAGCAAGGTGCAAGAGGTGGAG GTCCCAGAGGACTTCGGCCCTGTACGCACCGTGGCAGAGGGCAGGGGAGACACACTGTACGTGGGGACCACCCGTAACTCCATCTTGCTTGGCTCGGTGCACACAGGTTTCTCTCTGCTTGTCCAG TCTCAGCATGGAGAAGGCTGGGCACAAGGAGCCCTTCTCAAATGA